TGAATAAAAATCAATTTTGACAGGCCCGATTAGTCCCGAATTTGTTCGCCCAACATATTGCGAAATTGTGTTTAGGTAATGGTTACCCAGCGTATTATATACAAGAATCTCAATTTTATTATCTCCTGAAGTCAATTTCCCTGAAAGATCGAAAGTCCATGGAGAAGTCACCTTTGTACCAATTGCTTTTCCATTTACAAAAACTTCAGCTGTCGCAACAACTTTGCCCAGATCAAAAAGAATTTGGGCCGCCTTTGCCTGTTCTTCAGTAATCTTGATCGATTTTCTATACCACATGCCCCCGGAATATGTTTTTAGTGATTCATTTTCGCCCAGATCTCCCAAACAGATTACTCCTTTTCCACACTCAAAAACAACTGGTTCAGGAAGTGCCGAACCGCCAAAAAAACCTGGAAGTTGTTCTATTTTTAGCGCTACTGAAGCCGATTCCGTCAAGTTATCAGGCAATGTCACTTTCCATGTCTGGAGATTTGAATCTGCTATTCTTCCGGCTTCCAGTTTTCCAAGCTCGCACAAATACTTCTTCCCTGCTACCCAAACTTCTGGTTTGGCTTTTGATGTAACATAAACGGCACGGGTACCGGGAGGCGACATAAACTGGTACCAACCAAATAGATCTTTTGCATTGGGCCTGAAATTATAAGAAAGTACAGCCGGATTCAGATACCAATTGGTTGCCAGAGGAACCGATTGCTTCCATGTTGAATCAGCCAGATTACTCCTAAAAACAAGAACACCACGCCCAATATTGCTATATTTTAGCAACACGGGGTTGTATCCTTCATTTAGTTCAACGAAATCTTTCCCCTTGGTTATCAGCTTATGATTGACATAAATTCGTTGAGGGACAAGTCCTGATTGAATAATCTTCGACTGCAATTTTTTGGGCGAGGAAACTGCCGACCATAAATAGTAAACTGTACCTTCGGCTTCAGGTTTTAATGGATAAATTGGACGGGCTACCCAGGTCGAACGGTCAATACTGCCTAATGAAATATTTTCATCATTTATGAAACCTTTCAATCCATGGTAGCCCTGATGCCCGGCATCATCCTTTAAACCCCAGCGCCACGAAAATTCGTAAGGTTTCCAATAGTATTTTTTGCCATTCAGTTCAACGGGCTCATCGGGGTTGATTTGCTTCAACGAAGACAGTTTTGCTTCAACCAAAGCCGAATCCAGATTATTGGGCAATGGCCCTAATTTCCAGAATTCAGGCCCATATCCAACAGTTGCACTTGCCCATTGACTATCGTCGGATTGTGGATTTTGGCCCTGTCCTGCGTTCTTTTCTTCAGCAAATTTCATTTTCCAGACTTCAACTCCCAGTTTTCCATCGAAAGCGGGTAAACGATAGTCTCCAAAATGGTTATCGAGTGTTGGTTTCAGTTCAAATTCCCATTTATTATCAATCGTCAAGGTGCTTATTTTTTCGGAAGACGCGGAAGTCAGTTTCTCTATTTCAGGTTTTCCTGGGCTGAAGACGATAAGTTGAGGTTCACTTTTTTCCAATGGTAGTGCTATCGTCGTTCCTAACTTAGAGGTTGAGCTTACTTTTAATGGTTTTGTTGATCCATCCCATGGATTCCATATCTCAACCTTTCCGCTGGCCCTGAAGAAACAGGATGTTCCCTTGGGCAAACCGTACACGAAATACAAATCACGGTTGCCTGCATGGCGATGAAGTATTCCAGGAATAATATTCCCCGTTAAAACTTTAAAATCGGGTTGAATTAAATTGCCAATGATCTTTTTGGCTTCTAGTGGATTGCTAATAAACAATCC
Above is a window of Bacteroidota bacterium DNA encoding:
- a CDS encoding glycosyl hydrolase; this translates as FASEFKARKGYDILPELPHLFIDLSPRSGKIRLDYNDVMVALSEEGFFKPVYNWHTSRGMLFGCDHGGRGRDVTEFGDYFRTQRWMSGPGCDQPGLGKDIVKAKVASSISHLYERPRTWLEGYYGSGWGTSSEEVADATFTDFAMGHNLLSLHGLYYSTHGSMWEWAAPDNHWRQPYWANMGDFLKCSERLSYVLSQGVHCCDVAMIYPVAPVVASLNGKDLTKTAFTLANDLYPAGIDFDFMDFESLNRSRIDRNELQVSGEKYKVLILPGLSAVKYSTIEKALEFFRSGGIVLAIGSLPAASDRVGGDDELLQSKIREMFGTTFSEKHDTTVVYSKKSKSGGTGLFISNPLEAKKIIGNLIQPDFKVLTGNIIPGILHRHAGNRDLYFVYGLPKGTSCFFRASGKVEIWNPWDGSTKPLKVSSTSKLGTTIALPLEKSEPQLIVFSPGKPEIEKLTSASSEKISTLTIDNKWEFELKPTLDNHFGDYRLPAFDGKLGVEVWKMKFAEEKNAGQGQNPQSDDSQWASATVGYGPEFWKLGPLPNNLDSALVEAKLSSLKQINPDEPVELNGKKYYWKPYEFSWRWGLKDDAGHQGYHGLKGFINDENISLGSIDRSTWVARPIYPLKPEAEGTVYYLWSAVSSPKKLQSKIIQSGLVPQRIYVNHKLITKGKDFVELNEGYNPVLLKYSNIGRGVLVFRSNLADSTWKQSVPLATNWYLNPAVLSYNFRPNAKDLFGWYQFMSPPGTRAVYVTSKAKPEVWVAGKKYLCELGKLEAGRIADSNLQTWKVTLPDNLTESASVALKIEQLPGFFGGSALPEPVVFECGKGVICLGDLGENESLKTYSGGMWYRKSIKITEEQAKAAQILFDLGKVVATAEVFVNGKAIGTKVTSPWTFDLSGKLTSGDNKIEILVYNTLGNHYLNTISQYVGRTNSGLIGPVKIDFYS